CCCTTGCCGCCGCGAGCCGGTGCTGCCGCACCGGCAGTAGTGGTGCCCGGGCGGTCGGCGGAGACCACCAGGGCAGCCAGCGCGGTCGTCAGCGGGACCGATGCGACGAGTCCGATCGAGCCCACCAGCGTCCGCACGATCTCCTCGGCCACCAACTCGCTGGTGGCGACCGTGCCTACGCTGGACTGCGCGATGGAGAACAGCAGCAGCAAGGGCAATGACGCGCCCGCGTAAGCGAGTACGAGGGTGTTGACCACTGACGCGATATGGTCCCGGCCGATCCTGATCGCTGACTGGTACAGCTTGCGCGGACCCATCGTGGGATCGGCCTGGTGCAGTTCCCACACGGCCGAGGTCTGGGTCACCGTCACATCGTCCAGCACACCCAGCGAACCGATGAGCACGCCGGCGAGCAGCAGACCGGACATGTCGATCTCCGGGAAGAGACCGTGGATCAGACCGGTGTTGTCGTCCGTGTTCCCGCCCAGCACCGCCCAGCCGATGAACAGCGAACCCAGCAGCCCGATCAGCAGCAGCGAGATGAGGGTTCCCAGCACCGCTACCGAGGTGCGGGCTGAGACCCCATGGCACATGTACAGCGCGATCAGCATGATTGCGCTCGCCCCGACCACCGCCACCGCCAGCGGATTCGAGCCCTGCAGAATCGCGGGCAGGATGAAGAGGGTGAGCACAGCGAAACTCACGGCCAGCGCGATCAGTGCCATCACCCCGCGCATCCGCCCCACCAGGACCACGGCGAGCGCGAAGAGTCCGGCGAGCAGCGCCATCGGCAGCTCCCGGTCCACATCGGTGACCGAGTACTGGAGCTCGCGGGGCGCGTCGGGGGCGTAGGCCACCACCACACCCTGGTCTGCCTGAAGTTGCCGTGAGGAGTCAGGCTGCACGATCTCGACGAACGTACGCCCCTTGTCCTTACCGGTGGTGACCTCGACGGTGGCCTTTCCACACGCATCCTGCTGCGAGTCTGGATCGGCGCGCCCCTCAGGGGTGGTGGTGTCCCCGGTAGGCGGCACCTGTCCGGCGTTCACGTCGGCGCAGTCGACCCGTTCGACCCGCACCACCCGCCCCTGCTCGGTCTGTCGGTCGAAGCCGACACCGGTGCGTTCGTGGTCCGGCGCACCGCCCGGCCACAGCACCACCAGACCCACCGCCACGGCGGCGGCGAAGGGGATCACCACCGCGGCGATGATCCGTCGCAGATGACGCGACACGGGCGCGGCCGGTCCGTGCCCGTGGCTGTGTGCGTGGACGGGCACGGGAGTGTGCCCGGGGCCGTGGGCGCCATCCGGCTCGTGGTCGGGTCCATGGGGCTGCGGCGAGGAAGTCACCGCCAGATCATCCCAACCCCGGAGGGGGCCCACTGTTCAGCACGCCAGACGGGGCGCTAGCGTGGTGACACCTTTGCACACGCGGGAGCTCGGAGCACCGGGCTGAGAGGGCGCTGAGACCAGCTGCGCCGACCGCCGAACCTGTTACCGGGTAATGCCGGCGTAGGGAGTAGGTCACGATGACCGTTCAGGACACACGCATGCCCCCCTCCGGCCCGAACGAGGGTGAGAACGAGGGCGGGAAGTCCATCGGCTGGCACAAGGGATACATCGAGGGCTCACGCCCCGACATCCGCGTGCCGGTCCGTCAGGTGCACCTCACCAATGGCAAGGACGTGACCCTGTACGACACGTCCGGACCGTATACCGATCCGCACACCGACACCGATGTCCGCCGCGGGCTGTCACCGCTGCGCGAGAACTGGATCATCGCCCGCGGAGACACCGAGGAGTACGCCGGCCGCCCCGTCCGCCCGGAGGACGACGGGATCAAGCACACCTCGCCGCGCGGCGGGCTGCGCAACCTTGACGCGGTCTTCCCGGGCCGCCCGCGCCAGCCCCGCCGCGGCCGCGGCGGACAGGCGGTGACCCAGCTCGCGTACGCCCGCCGCGGTGAGATCACCCCGGAGATGGAGTACGTGGCCATCCGGGAGAACGTCTCCCCCGAGGTCGTACGCGAGGAGATCGCCGCCGGGCGCGCCGTGCTCCCGGCGAACGTCAACCACCCCGAGATCGAGCCGATG
This DNA window, taken from Streptomyces sp. SCSIO 30461, encodes the following:
- a CDS encoding YibE/F family protein, translated to MTSSPQPHGPDHEPDGAHGPGHTPVPVHAHSHGHGPAAPVSRHLRRIIAAVVIPFAAAVAVGLVVLWPGGAPDHERTGVGFDRQTEQGRVVRVERVDCADVNAGQVPPTGDTTTPEGRADPDSQQDACGKATVEVTTGKDKGRTFVEIVQPDSSRQLQADQGVVVAYAPDAPRELQYSVTDVDRELPMALLAGLFALAVVLVGRMRGVMALIALAVSFAVLTLFILPAILQGSNPLAVAVVGASAIMLIALYMCHGVSARTSVAVLGTLISLLLIGLLGSLFIGWAVLGGNTDDNTGLIHGLFPEIDMSGLLLAGVLIGSLGVLDDVTVTQTSAVWELHQADPTMGPRKLYQSAIRIGRDHIASVVNTLVLAYAGASLPLLLLFSIAQSSVGTVATSELVAEEIVRTLVGSIGLVASVPLTTALAALVVSADRPGTTTAGAAAPARGGKGRRRRK